In Gemmata obscuriglobus, a single genomic region encodes these proteins:
- a CDS encoding glycosyltransferase family 4 protein → MQLGRRDKIPFPESYNGFRLIRIHGRVHAIPLTAQVERILRTPGLLDRHPAVLAAPTLDEVKRLVDACDPRAHLPEAVAKVAGYDIARHRGVFYAVPENAGAIDLDVPADRQRAGVIPGVSAEDLERRVQQIAAGAPVEFAGWLPIFSVSGNCGQHPQFKHTGNPPDGYRFTRSAPPVTAPQAAPPGAGGIVARTRRLCGKAGVALQKLWYAGRSALSFVFPPKGVSLATRVAVLVAFVRLAALLIRKGCKPGAVLSFLQTRHLQSQLLLGRQELVFLTSMPYTFGQNPWVIEIEDVTTLFYPHVQNGHTCGMALAESPYFPIVRALLEADHCKAVLTHMRSTAELIPALFKSEIISKKVVYAPLGVRLPERWQRHDPRPGDEPVNLLFINSWCQVPENFYVRGGLDVLEAFSVLRKRYPHLRLTIRTALPALDDHYLRIIEGGWVRVVNRFLTDEEMAELHAGSDIFLLPAARVHIVSLLQAMSYGLAVVGSDGWGMEEYLEDGHNGLVVRGRHGKASWADPEAGMLREDYEFTYTPDPEVVAGIVEAVSRLVEDHALRRRLGRTARADVRDRYNLDAWNRGLKAALDRARGVTPAAPERTAAPAPTVREPGRAVVTSGGS, encoded by the coding sequence ATGCAGCTCGGCCGCCGCGACAAGATCCCGTTCCCGGAGTCGTACAACGGGTTCCGACTGATCCGCATCCACGGGCGCGTCCACGCGATCCCGCTCACCGCACAGGTCGAGCGCATCCTCCGCACGCCGGGGCTGCTCGACCGGCACCCCGCGGTTCTCGCGGCCCCGACGCTCGACGAGGTGAAGCGCTTGGTCGACGCCTGCGACCCGCGTGCGCACCTCCCGGAAGCGGTCGCGAAGGTCGCGGGGTACGACATCGCGCGGCACCGCGGCGTGTTCTACGCGGTGCCCGAAAACGCCGGCGCGATCGACCTGGACGTTCCTGCGGACCGGCAGCGGGCGGGGGTGATTCCCGGGGTCAGCGCCGAAGACCTGGAGCGCCGGGTGCAGCAGATCGCCGCGGGCGCGCCGGTCGAGTTCGCCGGGTGGCTGCCGATCTTTTCCGTATCGGGCAACTGCGGGCAGCACCCGCAGTTCAAGCACACCGGGAACCCGCCCGACGGCTACCGGTTCACCCGGTCCGCGCCGCCGGTGACGGCCCCGCAAGCCGCACCGCCCGGCGCCGGCGGGATCGTAGCCCGGACCCGACGGCTGTGCGGCAAGGCGGGTGTCGCGCTCCAGAAGCTCTGGTACGCGGGGCGCAGCGCGCTGAGCTTCGTGTTCCCGCCGAAGGGGGTGAGCCTGGCGACCCGGGTCGCGGTGCTGGTCGCCTTCGTCCGGTTGGCCGCCCTGCTCATCCGGAAGGGCTGCAAGCCCGGCGCGGTGTTGAGCTTCCTTCAAACCCGGCACCTGCAATCGCAGTTGCTCCTCGGCCGGCAGGAGTTGGTGTTCCTCACGAGCATGCCGTACACCTTCGGGCAGAACCCGTGGGTGATCGAGATCGAGGACGTGACCACGCTGTTCTACCCGCACGTCCAGAACGGGCACACCTGTGGCATGGCGCTCGCGGAGTCGCCGTACTTCCCGATCGTGCGGGCGCTGCTCGAGGCCGACCACTGCAAGGCCGTCCTCACGCACATGCGGTCGACCGCCGAGCTGATCCCGGCGCTGTTCAAGAGCGAGATCATCAGCAAGAAGGTGGTGTACGCCCCGCTCGGCGTGCGCCTGCCGGAGCGCTGGCAGCGGCACGACCCGCGGCCCGGTGACGAGCCCGTCAACCTGCTGTTCATCAACTCGTGGTGCCAGGTGCCGGAGAACTTCTACGTCCGCGGCGGGCTGGACGTGCTCGAAGCGTTCTCCGTGCTGCGCAAGCGGTACCCGCACCTGCGGCTCACGATCCGGACGGCCCTGCCCGCCCTGGACGACCACTACCTGCGGATCATTGAGGGCGGGTGGGTGCGGGTCGTGAACCGGTTCCTGACCGACGAGGAGATGGCCGAGTTGCACGCCGGGAGCGACATCTTCCTGCTCCCCGCGGCCCGGGTTCACATCGTGTCGCTCCTCCAGGCGATGTCCTACGGCCTCGCCGTCGTCGGCTCGGACGGTTGGGGCATGGAGGAGTACCTTGAGGACGGCCACAACGGCCTGGTGGTCCGCGGCCGGCACGGGAAGGCGTCCTGGGCGGACCCCGAAGCCGGGATGCTGCGCGAGGACTACGAGTTCACGTACACGCCCGACCCCGAAGTGGTCGCGGGAATCGTCGAGGCGGTGTCGCGGCTGGTCGAGGACCACGCCCTGCGCCGGCGGCTCGGGCGGACGGCCCGGGCCGACGTGCGCGACCGGTACAACCTGGACGCCTGGAACCGCGGGCTGAAGGCGGCTCTCGACCGCGCCCGCGGGGTGACGCCTGCAGCTCCGGAACGGACCGCCGCGCCGGCACCCACGGTGCGGGAACCCGGTCGTGCGGTGGTAACGAGCGGCGGGAGTTGA
- a CDS encoding ABC transporter permease, whose product MLNQVTGIWKFRNFLLALVRLDFRMRYKRSALGTGWALLIPIAMAGTYVIVFSGVLGLSPAEYATSLLVALAVWGFVRECAVSGCLALISHENYIRQSPLPFGLYSLRFVIGYAIQGLLAFGVALAALVIKDGHAEKLLMLWAVAPALLMIFVAGWAVATVCAFAQVHFHDTKHLLEIFAQILFFLTPIVYPAELLTGKGLGWVARFNPLNAYMELVRRPLIAGELPDVKVYAYAAFCTAALYLFALATTWRCQKKVVYQL is encoded by the coding sequence ATGCTCAACCAAGTCACCGGCATCTGGAAGTTCCGGAACTTCCTGCTCGCGCTCGTGCGGCTCGACTTCCGCATGCGGTACAAGCGGTCCGCGCTGGGCACCGGGTGGGCCTTGCTGATCCCGATCGCGATGGCCGGGACCTACGTGATCGTGTTCAGCGGGGTGCTCGGGCTCTCGCCCGCGGAGTACGCCACCTCGCTGCTGGTCGCGCTCGCGGTGTGGGGGTTCGTGCGCGAGTGCGCCGTCAGCGGGTGCCTGGCGCTGATCTCGCACGAGAACTACATCCGCCAGAGCCCGCTCCCGTTCGGCCTGTACTCGCTCCGGTTCGTGATCGGGTACGCGATCCAGGGGCTGCTCGCGTTCGGGGTCGCGCTCGCGGCGCTCGTCATCAAGGACGGGCACGCGGAGAAGCTGCTGATGCTCTGGGCGGTGGCGCCGGCGCTGCTCATGATCTTCGTCGCGGGCTGGGCGGTGGCGACCGTCTGCGCGTTCGCGCAGGTGCACTTTCACGACACCAAGCACCTGCTGGAGATCTTCGCGCAGATCCTGTTCTTCCTGACCCCCATCGTGTATCCGGCGGAACTGCTGACGGGCAAGGGGCTCGGGTGGGTGGCCCGGTTCAACCCGCTGAACGCGTACATGGAACTGGTGCGCCGCCCGCTGATTGCCGGCGAACTGCCCGACGTGAAGGTGTACGCGTACGCCGCCTTCTGCACCGCGGCGCTGTACCTGTTCGCGCTCGCCACCACCTGGCGCTGCCAGAAGAAGGTTGTGTACCAGCTCTGA
- a CDS encoding response regulator — translation MPGPYATPIARFVAGTLALALGYYLTAQVGLVLARASCDIALVWPPAGLAVAVLFRAGPRYWPGVFLGALACQVAQFDWWVALGVSAGHAAAAVVTVRGLRGFGFNPATAGRRDLYAFLFAGLGGTTVGATNGVLWRAAGGLPASDLLTAWLIWWLGATTGLLIVGPPLLTLERPQFRRSSLRPALGLLLTTVLTCLAFTNIVDPRFRSLMVFPPFMLLLWVGMNERLRIGSLHVLILASFAIGGTSAGLGAFAHLAPLTKLLMVWALTTTSALVILAMTTTMAERERAEAALAVAAQEYQNLVDRTPAAIVRYTPEGVLTFVNETLCKLLGQPRERLLGQSVLTFIPKMPRREEVADLPVAPLTGPPNGVSGMIRRSDGACLWYRWTARLIKTVAGRDEFQAVGIDLTERRQAEEERVAIQRKMEDAQRLEALGVLAGGVAHDFNNLLAGVLGHAELAVGSLPEGHPARRHLATVLSGVAQASGLTRQLLAYSGKGRFMLKTISLNDLIRQTTELLRLTLPKKVNLTLDLAPGLPTVTGDDGQLRQVLMNLLINAGEAIGDRAGTVTVTTAVHDLALEAVSGGVYSPAAPGQFVELIVSDTGCGMDDATKARLFDPFFTTKFTGRGLGMSAVLGIVRGHQGGIRVDSRVGIGTRFTVLLPVAPECPPAVLHTPPESVTPTPGAEPRRPRRAPVPGADVATPGPTVTPPPAGRGLALVADDEPTVRQVAELLLVQMGYAVITATNGAEAVALFVEHADQIRVVLLDLMMPVMDGAEALSAIRDRSTVPVILCSGYTSEAVPEELAADSATGFLQKPYARGDLQVALTAIGV, via the coding sequence CCGCGCCAGCTGCGACATCGCGCTCGTCTGGCCCCCCGCCGGGCTTGCGGTCGCGGTGCTGTTCCGGGCGGGGCCGCGGTACTGGCCCGGCGTGTTCCTCGGCGCGCTGGCGTGCCAGGTGGCGCAGTTCGATTGGTGGGTGGCGCTCGGCGTGTCGGCGGGCCACGCGGCGGCCGCCGTGGTGACGGTCCGCGGGTTGCGCGGGTTCGGGTTCAACCCCGCGACGGCCGGGCGACGTGACCTCTACGCGTTCCTGTTCGCGGGCCTCGGGGGCACAACGGTCGGGGCCACCAACGGCGTCCTCTGGCGCGCCGCCGGGGGGCTGCCCGCCTCCGACCTGTTGACCGCCTGGCTTATCTGGTGGCTCGGGGCCACCACCGGGCTGCTCATCGTCGGCCCCCCTCTGCTCACGCTCGAGCGGCCGCAGTTCCGCCGGTCCTCTCTGCGCCCGGCCTTGGGACTGCTGCTCACCACGGTGCTGACCTGTCTGGCGTTCACCAACATCGTGGACCCGCGGTTCCGGTCGCTGATGGTGTTCCCGCCGTTCATGCTGCTGCTGTGGGTGGGGATGAACGAGCGGCTCCGGATCGGGTCGCTGCACGTCCTGATACTCGCGTCGTTCGCGATCGGCGGCACCTCCGCCGGGCTCGGGGCGTTCGCCCACCTGGCCCCGCTCACCAAGCTCCTGATGGTGTGGGCGCTCACGACGACCAGCGCGCTCGTCATCCTGGCGATGACGACCACGATGGCCGAGCGCGAGCGGGCCGAGGCCGCGCTGGCGGTGGCCGCGCAGGAGTACCAGAACCTCGTCGACCGGACCCCGGCCGCGATCGTCCGGTACACGCCCGAGGGCGTGCTGACGTTCGTGAACGAGACCCTGTGCAAGCTGCTCGGTCAGCCCCGCGAGCGGCTGCTCGGGCAGTCGGTGCTCACCTTCATCCCCAAAATGCCGCGGCGCGAGGAAGTGGCGGACCTCCCGGTCGCGCCGCTCACCGGCCCCCCCAACGGGGTGTCCGGGATGATCCGCCGGTCGGACGGGGCGTGCCTGTGGTACCGGTGGACCGCCCGGCTCATCAAGACCGTCGCCGGGCGCGACGAGTTCCAGGCCGTCGGCATCGACCTGACCGAGCGCCGGCAGGCCGAAGAGGAGCGGGTCGCGATCCAGCGCAAGATGGAGGACGCACAACGGCTCGAGGCGCTGGGCGTGCTGGCGGGCGGGGTGGCGCACGACTTCAACAACCTGCTCGCCGGGGTCCTGGGGCACGCGGAACTGGCGGTCGGGTCGCTCCCGGAAGGGCACCCGGCCCGGCGCCACCTGGCGACCGTCCTGAGCGGGGTGGCGCAGGCCAGCGGGCTCACGCGGCAGCTGCTCGCGTACTCCGGCAAGGGGCGGTTTATGCTCAAAACGATCAGCCTGAACGACCTGATCCGCCAGACCACGGAGCTGTTGCGCCTCACGCTGCCCAAAAAGGTGAACCTGACGCTCGACCTGGCCCCGGGGCTGCCGACGGTCACCGGCGACGACGGGCAGTTGCGCCAGGTGCTGATGAACCTGCTCATCAACGCCGGCGAGGCGATCGGGGACCGTGCCGGGACGGTCACGGTGACGACGGCGGTTCACGACCTCGCGCTGGAAGCGGTCAGCGGCGGGGTGTACAGCCCGGCGGCGCCGGGGCAGTTCGTCGAGCTGATCGTGTCCGACACCGGGTGCGGGATGGACGACGCCACGAAGGCGCGGCTGTTCGACCCGTTCTTCACCACCAAGTTCACCGGCCGCGGGCTGGGCATGTCGGCGGTGCTTGGCATCGTCCGCGGGCACCAGGGCGGGATCCGCGTCGACAGCCGCGTCGGGATCGGCACCCGCTTCACGGTGCTACTGCCGGTGGCCCCCGAGTGCCCGCCGGCGGTACTTCACACGCCCCCGGAGAGCGTCACACCCACGCCGGGCGCCGAACCGCGGCGCCCACGCCGGGCGCCGGTTCCCGGGGCCGACGTGGCGACACCGGGGCCGACGGTCACGCCCCCGCCGGCGGGCCGCGGGCTGGCGCTGGTCGCGGACGACGAGCCGACCGTTCGCCAGGTCGCGGAACTGCTGCTCGTGCAGATGGGCTACGCCGTCATTACCGCGACCAACGGCGCGGAGGCGGTGGCCCTGTTCGTCGAGCACGCGGACCAGATCCGGGTCGTGCTGCTCGACCTAATGATGCCGGTAATGGACGGGGCCGAGGCGCTGTCGGCGATCCGGGACCGCTCGACGGTCCCGGTGATCCTGTGCAGCGGGTACACATCGGAGGCGGTGCCCGAGGAGCTGGCCGCCGACTCCGCAACCGGCTTCCTCCAAAAGCCTTACGCCCGCGGCGACCTCCAGGTCGCGCTCACCGCGATCGGCGTGTGA